The following nucleotide sequence is from Candidatus Hydrogenedens sp..
GAAACGGGAGAAAAAGGAAATGGTTTTTTGTCTACTCTTTGTGAAAATTGGGAACATTCTGCTCAAATAGCAATATCATCTGGTATTAAAACTGTTTTTATGCGTTTTGGTATCATAATGGGAAAAGATGGTGGTTTTTTAAAAAGACTAATGAAAATATATCGTTCAGGCTTAGGAGGTGTAGTTGGAAAGAGAAATGCATTTTTGAGTTGGATAGCCATAGAAGATTTGTGTAATGCTGTGACTTTTCTGTTAAAACAAGAACATTCTCAAGGTCCTTATAATTTTGTTTCACCATATCCCATTACGCAAAAAGAATTCTGTTCTATTTTATCAAAGGCTGTAAAGAGACCAGCATTTTTTCATATTCCACCTTGTTTTATAAGAACATTTTTAGGAGAAATGGGAAGGGAGTTGTTTTTAACAGACCAAAAAGTTTTCCCAGCCAAACTATTAAAGGAAGGTTTTGTTTTTACCTTTCCTCATTTTGCTGAATATCTTGAATATCTCTTTAAAGAACCCCTATAAGATATAATCCACCTAATCCTAAAAACGAAAACAAAGTTAAAATAATAAATAAAAGAACAAACCAAAACCAGATGAATACTCCACCTACAGGGAATACTTCATGAAAATTTCTGACATCTATAAAGGTTTTGCGTAATGATAAAATGTCTAAAAAACTAAATTTTTCTTTTTCACCAACTGCTATCCAAAATTTTCCTTCTCGGGGTTCAGGAATATAACCTACAATATAGTAATCTCCTGTTTTAGGTAATATATACTCAACTGGGGGGAATATCCATGAATATGTTCCTGTAAATTCTTCATGAAATATTTCTGGTTTTTGTGATTGTGTAGTAAAAACCTGTCCTCCATATTCTATTGGCACTGCAAAGGGAACTGTTATAGGGGGCAAACTTTTCGAAATAATTGCACATGCCGGGAAATATACCGGTTTTGAATCATCTAATTTTGGAGAACCTAATTGTATTTTAATTTTTTGGTTTTCTTTACCAAAAAATTTTAACCAGATTTCTAATTTCCCTTGTGTTGCATTGTGATATGCTACCTGTGAAATGTCTATGTTTTCTATATTATATGGATTATCAATACTTGATGGTCCACCATCAATAACAATAGGTTTATGGGCAAAACTATTTGCACATACAAAAGGTATCACTAATAACATAATCAATAGTGTCTTCATAAATCCCTCCTTTGTTAGTTTTTATTAAAACAGATTTCCCTTTACTTTCATTCCTTTTTCTACTTTTGCATCTTGTTTAGATAGTTTTAGTGTTCCTGTTGCGTATTCATCTTCTACTTCTTGTATTTCTATCTGTCCAATTGGTTCCTGCCTAAAACCCACTTTTTTACCGTTGATTTCAATAGGTTCCCCTTGTCGTAAGATAGTTAAAACGCAACCTTCTTTAATACCATGATTTTTTCCCAGATTTACAGTTACAGAGTTATCGGATACAGATATAACTGTTCCTCGAACATTTCTATTTGTTTCTTTGAAGCATTGTTCCATTTCTTCAGTAATTTTTTGAATGGTTGTGATTAAATCATTCTCATTAATAACACTTGAACACTGTCCAACGATTTCTGTTGTTTCTGTATCCACAAGACGAACATATACCATAGGAGATTTGCCCAATGAAGCAAACTCTATGAAACCTAAAAATCGTGCTGAGAGAACTTTTCCCAATTGCCTTTGTGTTTCTGCAGAGGCTAAATCCGAACTTCCTAATTGTAATTCCTGCAAAAGTTTGTCCAACATTTCTCTTTCAACAACCTGCACGGGTGTAAGTTTGTTTTTAACTGTTTTTTCGAGTTCTCGCTGGAAAGCACTATCAATTCCTGCTCTGTCAAGCAGCAATCCTTGTGCAACGGTATTCCCTTTCAAGAAGGCTATTACGGGTGGCTTTGTATCCCATGTATCACCAGATATTACCCCACTTTCTTTTAATTCTTTAAACCGAGTTGTCAATTGCGATATCTGTTCCTGTATAACCTTTTGTCTTTCTACATCATTATTTTTTTGTATCTGTTCAGTAATCTGCTGTAATAACAACTGAGTTACCTGGTCTTCTCCCCTCTTCGCTGCTTCGGTTAGAATTTCTTTTGCCTTATCCAATTCACCCTTTTTTTGATGAACTACGGCTTTGTTACTCAAAGCCACAACATTCATCGGATCGAGCGATACGGCTTGTTCAAATTCTTGTAATGCCTTTGTATCATCACCTGTTTCTTGAGATATTCTGCCCTGAGCGTTTAAGTTTTCTGCCTTCATCCAATCGTATTTTATTTTGCCTTCATTATTTTGGAGAATTGCTCGGGCTTCTTCAGTTTTGCCTAATTTTGAAAGAGCCATACCCTTAATAGTTTGAGCATAACCATCATCGGGCACTTGGTCTGCATATTCAATTGCTTTTTGGTAATCGCCCTTCATATATGCAAGTTTTGCTAAACCTGCTGTAGCATTTATCGCCCCGAACTCTTTTTCTGCCTCATCAATTTTACCCTGTTCAGACAAAATATATCCTTTAAGTTCTTGCAATTCTTGTGAAGCATTTGTTTTTTCATCCGGAATGGATGTATCCAACATTTTACTTGCAGTCTCTAAATCTTTCTTTCTATAAAAGAATTCCGCAGTTTCTTTCAGCAAACTTAACTGATGTCCTCCTCCCCTTAAAACTCTTTCAATAACCATTGAGGGTGGAGCAACAAATAAAATCATAGGAAGGACATCTACCTTGCTAAGCCACGATTTATCGGATAGTTCCTGCTCCGATACAATCTTAAATTTTAAATCCAATCTATTCGCAAATTGTTTAAGTCCTTCAGTATTTTCTTTACAGCCAATACCGATAATTTCAAGTTTTTTCCCTCCAAATTGAAGGTCTAATACAGATAATTTCGTTGCCATTTCTTCGCCTGCTTTGGGAGAGAATAGGAAAATAACTAAAACGGGTTCGTTTTTCTCAATATAATTATTTAAGTTTATTTCTTCTCCGTTAATATCTTTTGCTGTAAATACTGGGAATTTATCATTTTTTACAAATGTTTGTGCAAAAGCACTTGTCCCCAAAATTGATGCTAAAAATATAGTATGTAGCACCAAAAAAAACCTTGTTCTCATATACATAAAAAATCTCCTATTTAATCTTTCTTGTACAACCAATCTCTTTAATAATTTTACCATCTTTAACGAATTTTTGCTCATTATCTTTTAATGGGAGGTAAAAGAATATGTTTTGCAATTGTTTCACCGGGTTCTTTTGGCTTTATTACAGGAGGTAATTCGCCTGTTAAAGTATCATTGCCCCTTCGAACTGTCCATGAAATTGAATCAGGTTTTCCTTGAAATTGTGCAGTTTCCCCTGTACTATATTTTTCATTTTTATACACAACTTCCCCTGTTTGGTCTTTTATCTCTAATTCGACGGTTCCTTCAAAAGGAGAAATTTTATCAGATATTCTCTTTAAATCCAGATAATTTTGAAAATCTTCATAGGCTTCATTATCTTCAGCCTGCCAGATATTAAATATTGCTTTCCCAAAATATGGTTCGTTTATTTTTGTATTAACATTATTTCCTGTAGCATTCTCTTTTCCAGTCGAATAAGAATAAACAATTCCCAAAATTACACCGATTGCTATTAATATAATTCCTATAATAGCCACAAACTTTTGTTTCATTCTGATATTGTCATGAATTTTATCCAGTTCTTCATCTGTTTTCTTACCGATACTTTCATCTGCCAACATAGTAGGTGCTTCTGATATGGCCTGGCCATTATCTTTCTTCTCTGTTTTGTTTATAGCATTATTAAGGGCTTTTGAAAATTCCTCCATATTTTCATATCGTTCATCGGGATTTTTACTCATAGCCTTCATAATAACGCTGTCTAATTCTTTTGGAACTCGTATATTCAAATCAGAAGGAGGCAGGGGTTGGCTTCTTAATACTTTATGCATAATTACATTCAAAGTATCTCCAACAAATGGTTTTTCTCCTGTTATAAGTTCATACAAAACTACAGCCAGAGAAAATTGGTCGGATTTTCCATCTACCTTCCCACCCGTAAATTGTTCCGGACTCATATAATGTGGAGTACCGATTAATGTCCCTTCTTGAGTAAGAGTAGAATCCGGAAGTCGAGCAACTCCAAAATCTGTAAGTTTTATATTCCCATCCTTCGTTATTAATATATTTGACGGTTTGATATCCCTATGGACTATTTTGTGCTTATGAGTCTCATTTAGTGCACTACATGTAGCATTCGCTACTTTAATAATTTCTTCCATAGACCATATTTTCTTTTTACTTATCAATGATTTTAAATCCTCACCTTCAATATACTCCATCACAATATAAGCTAACCCCTCTTCCTCGCCCATATCATAAATAGTTACTACATTGGGATGTTGTATTTGACCTGCCATAACGGCTTCGCGTGAAAATCGAATAAATATTTCGTCTGCAATACTGGCGCTTACCGATAGGTCTTTCCGTGCTGTTTTAATTGCCACTTTCCTTTTAATAATAGGGTCATATCCTTCATACACAATACCCATCGCCCCTTTACCAATTTCTCGGATTATTTCATATTTCCCAATTTTCTTGGGTATTTGAGAATCTTCAATTACTGTATCTTCTTTTTTTTCTTCATCTCTTCTATCCATAAAGAAACTTTCTCCCTGTCTGAATTTTCTTTGGTGTGTTTTGTATATTCCTGAAAATATTGGATAGCCTTTTCTTCATCTTCCCTTTCCAGGTGTATTAACCCGAGATTATAATACGCTAAAGCATATTCCTTATCTAAATCAATCGCCTTATTAAAGTATTTTTCTGCCTGTTCAAATTGATTCATTCTTCTAAATGTTTCTCCCAAATCATTATACACCTGTGGACATGTAGAACATAACTCAATTGCCTTTTCAAAAATGGTTTTCGCTTCATCTAATCGATTTTGTTTCAACAATAAACGTCCTAAATTTCTTGTTGCTTCTAATGAATTAGAATTTGTATTTATTGCCTGTTTATATGCCTTTTCTGCAGTAGATAAATCACCTAATAGTTCGGATACTACCCCCAGATTAAACCATGCTTCAAAGAATTCCGGGAATAATTGTGCGGATTTTTTATAATATTCGAATTTCTTTTTTATATCATTCGTGTTTACTCCTCTATTATATGCTTCTATTGCAGATAATATAGTAGGGTCTATATCCGGTAAGGGAATAATTTCTGTTTCTATCAATTGATTTTTATTTGTTTCAATTCTATTATTATATCTTTTATACATAGGCGTCTTTTCTAAAAAGTTTTCTATCTCTTTTGACGAAATTGCCAATGAAAATGCAGTTCCTTCCAATTTTCCTATAATCATTCCTATAAAAATACCTTCTTTATTAAAAACGGGAGCACCACTTGCACCCGGGTCTGCATATAAAGTTAATTGATAAACTTTGTTCCCTTTATAGATACGATTGGGATTGGAAACTGTTCCAGTAATAACTGAAAAAGCCAGATTATCGGGTGAAGCCAATGTAAATATACTTGCTCCTGCATTAACCGTTTCTGTATTAAAAATATCCACCCAGGATTGAAAATTTTGCTGGGATTTTAAAACAGAAATATCCTTGTCTTCTGATATATACTCTACTTTCAATGGAAATACATTTCCATTGATTGTTTTCCCTTCTATTTCTTTAACATCTTTTACTTGATGTGCTGTAGCAAGAACATACCCATCTGGAGAGATACAAAAACCACTTCCCTGAATGATATTACCATCATTATCTATACAGTTAATTAGAAGCACTGTATTCTGTTTTTGCTTGACTAAATCTTCCAAACTTACATCTGAAAAAATAATAGGAGATAAAAATAGATATACCAGTAAAAGGAAAGTATTAAAGTATAAAAAAGAAAGTCTCATGTGGTATTCTCTAACTATCTAATAATTGTTTATTATCATTTTAACATGAATAACTATTTATTTTTTCTATTTAAATTTATCAAATATTATGAAGATTAATAAAGATTTTATAAACACATTAAGTACGGTATCTAATTTAGGGTTCTCTTTATGTATATTAGTTCTTTTTGGTTATTTCATCGGAAATAAATTAGATGAGTATTTTCAAACAAATGGGTTTTTGTTAGCAATTTTTATTATTTTATCAATCGTAACGGGCTTTATTGGTTTTTTTATCACAATATTTAAGAAAATAAAATGAGCGGGCAAAAATTTATATTCATATTTCTTATTACAGGTATTTTTGCATCATTTCTTCTTACAATCCTTTTTTCTGTTTTTTGGGGAT
It contains:
- a CDS encoding FlgT C-terminal domain-containing protein, with protein sequence MRTRFFLVLHTIFLASILGTSAFAQTFVKNDKFPVFTAKDINGEEINLNNYIEKNEPVLVIFLFSPKAGEEMATKLSVLDLQFGGKKLEIIGIGCKENTEGLKQFANRLDLKFKIVSEQELSDKSWLSKVDVLPMILFVAPPSMVIERVLRGGGHQLSLLKETAEFFYRKKDLETASKMLDTSIPDEKTNASQELQELKGYILSEQGKIDEAEKEFGAINATAGLAKLAYMKGDYQKAIEYADQVPDDGYAQTIKGMALSKLGKTEEARAILQNNEGKIKYDWMKAENLNAQGRISQETGDDTKALQEFEQAVSLDPMNVVALSNKAVVHQKKGELDKAKEILTEAAKRGEDQVTQLLLQQITEQIQKNNDVERQKVIQEQISQLTTRFKELKESGVISGDTWDTKPPVIAFLKGNTVAQGLLLDRAGIDSAFQRELEKTVKNKLTPVQVVEREMLDKLLQELQLGSSDLASAETQRQLGKVLSARFLGFIEFASLGKSPMVYVRLVDTETTEIVGQCSSVINENDLITTIQKITEEMEQCFKETNRNVRGTVISVSDNSVTVNLGKNHGIKEGCVLTILRQGEPIEINGKKVGFRQEPIGQIEIQEVEDEYATGTLKLSKQDAKVEKGMKVKGNLF
- a CDS encoding DUF1731 domain-containing protein, whose amino-acid sequence is ETGEKGNGFLSTLCENWEHSAQIAISSGIKTVFMRFGIIMGKDGGFLKRLMKIYRSGLGGVVGKRNAFLSWIAIEDLCNAVTFLLKQEHSQGPYNFVSPYPITQKEFCSILSKAVKRPAFFHIPPCFIRTFLGEMGRELFLTDQKVFPAKLLKEGFVFTFPHFAEYLEYLFKEPL
- a CDS encoding serine/threonine-protein kinase, whose protein sequence is MDRRDEEKKEDTVIEDSQIPKKIGKYEIIREIGKGAMGIVYEGYDPIIKRKVAIKTARKDLSVSASIADEIFIRFSREAVMAGQIQHPNVVTIYDMGEEEGLAYIVMEYIEGEDLKSLISKKKIWSMEEIIKVANATCSALNETHKHKIVHRDIKPSNILITKDGNIKLTDFGVARLPDSTLTQEGTLIGTPHYMSPEQFTGGKVDGKSDQFSLAVVLYELITGEKPFVGDTLNVIMHKVLRSQPLPPSDLNIRVPKELDSVIMKAMSKNPDERYENMEEFSKALNNAINKTEKKDNGQAISEAPTMLADESIGKKTDEELDKIHDNIRMKQKFVAIIGIILIAIGVILGIVYSYSTGKENATGNNVNTKINEPYFGKAIFNIWQAEDNEAYEDFQNYLDLKRISDKISPFEGTVELEIKDQTGEVVYKNEKYSTGETAQFQGKPDSISWTVRRGNDTLTGELPPVIKPKEPGETIAKHILLPPIKR
- a CDS encoding tetratricopeptide repeat protein, which encodes MRLSFLYFNTFLLLVYLFLSPIIFSDVSLEDLVKQKQNTVLLINCIDNDGNIIQGSGFCISPDGYVLATAHQVKDVKEIEGKTINGNVFPLKVEYISEDKDISVLKSQQNFQSWVDIFNTETVNAGASIFTLASPDNLAFSVITGTVSNPNRIYKGNKVYQLTLYADPGASGAPVFNKEGIFIGMIIGKLEGTAFSLAISSKEIENFLEKTPMYKRYNNRIETNKNQLIETEIIPLPDIDPTILSAIEAYNRGVNTNDIKKKFEYYKKSAQLFPEFFEAWFNLGVVSELLGDLSTAEKAYKQAINTNSNSLEATRNLGRLLLKQNRLDEAKTIFEKAIELCSTCPQVYNDLGETFRRMNQFEQAEKYFNKAIDLDKEYALAYYNLGLIHLEREDEEKAIQYFQEYTKHTKENSDREKVSLWIEEMKKKKKIQ